Proteins encoded by one window of Nisaea sp.:
- a CDS encoding protein NO VEIN domain-containing protein: MAREIIQNADDAGASKIRFSLEPNCLRVWNNERFQSCGRTDAKCPWEVDGDPSDGTRKACDFHAISTVGSGNKYRDPSLIGRFGIGFVSVYQITDTPIIRSQGVQIQLDPLEERNHVSPIDGLQGSEFELPWAFDAKSPIREALSASAIVPSDLDSVQTDLISVANDCLLFLRNLSSIEIIRGGKVVKHVKRKDVGENQIQLSVVPENRLEDWYVLRSSAETKAAPLREKYPAIEQLARQTDLQIAFNLSEDETWSGRLFAYLPTEQESPVPCHINADFFPEQNRKALVLSGEQHERHWNEMLLEVSAREIAQHLPQLCGVLGPAKLWKLIDHAFEHRESAHFGRFWKAIKEEASGSDILWTSGELWISCDKGRIPPGEATEDEERALTHISVDLVHRTLRPYQNALQALGARRLTLGSVVDALEIWDQSQLDTDTSGSEKAIEEIVRPLWAVTNSLFPQDSKTIQVGAGIVTRLQKVRFVPKANAALAPIDGLYRLPQSVKNTEIQRHVGELPLVDQWFSEFDNLYELIDMLSFDRLLIELSERVKDQNTAEAFFGSDPEHIKQFYRFLSSYPIPEGITDISSVASSPILVGHGRYLKPTEAVLPGGFEDPVGRFDTLDIRYYDDRSQEFLRDILKVKTLTLEAYVKDHLAEILVEGLSDDQYIALLLQLTSHSSLLENDETRAVLRELPLVKTQDGQMRRPRECYFKTPELSELLGNQDALWVDKSVFDPFQKDVVQAFLARLGMRHRPSLEHALDRIDEVVQHAPSENTQRAVSNLLQFVFQVFNEDNIADREDEFGDEIQRLRYTEWLPALKDSALDTEAWYAPHELYQPFRAAGFDSQVPVLAVRQTRNAPLTGPFLDFLGVPAVPGTSVIVEHLAHCAQSGKEASELAYQILNEKLLEEEDPLSVERLRATDCIYSSALKKYVAPNRVFWSRPRLSRYCFQAPDWMHRHKDLFDFLGVAEEPHGDTYAGVLVDIANEFGTRSDPLPTDVQLVHGICLDALATEAREAPSRAHNLLEELLEHPFLLTLAGSLAFADEVVVRDSPWLAEPFGDELNGRLVHPAAEHSEVFDWLGLKPLSSVTHLEAIRLGEEIADEEATERIAERRDLLLWLFSGIRKEARQRIFDALNSIKVSRTDHIQVRSVFDLTDPPIVSTPKSETVLFDSAAHKLFLHLDLGDTFWIPALRAIFSTLIPGDQNIDVRQYALSANHVLLAPSAEEARKQLQQAGFTPPSDEKPRAPEFEETDLGEISADHAFAVTESEPEPAGEEKAEEDQQDTGPGVSGGTDAPPPSETDDDSHVGEGTGRSEAETERRSSNEKTGESKHRPLDGDGSDSGERKTGSRRTEWMRSYVVPQSDETADQSHGSRGQQERNMAIDEAAMNTAIEYEVTRQCSVERMPHFNPGYDIISRSKTSGEKRLIEVKGLDGEWTERGVKLTRTQIMNAEEYGDEYWLYVVEHALDPKIRKIHAIQNPFFKAAEFWFDYVWRNVADEEGGDLKSRFIPGRRVRVEDWGEGTIIEVQHFGIASRITIDFTIHGKKYLPFNMNRMELVE; this comes from the coding sequence ATGGCCCGGGAAATAATCCAAAATGCCGATGACGCCGGCGCTAGCAAAATTCGCTTCTCGTTAGAGCCCAATTGCCTGCGCGTTTGGAATAACGAGCGTTTTCAAAGCTGCGGTCGGACAGACGCTAAGTGCCCTTGGGAAGTTGATGGGGATCCTAGCGATGGCACCCGAAAAGCTTGCGACTTCCATGCAATAAGCACCGTCGGGAGCGGAAACAAATATCGTGACCCTTCGCTGATCGGACGGTTCGGAATCGGTTTTGTTTCCGTATATCAAATAACCGACACTCCTATCATCCGCTCCCAAGGGGTCCAAATTCAGCTCGACCCTTTAGAAGAACGAAACCACGTTTCTCCTATCGACGGTCTGCAGGGATCCGAGTTCGAGCTCCCGTGGGCATTTGATGCAAAAAGCCCTATCCGTGAGGCCCTAAGTGCGTCGGCAATAGTCCCCAGCGACTTGGATTCCGTTCAAACGGACCTGATTTCGGTCGCAAATGATTGCCTCTTATTCCTACGCAACCTCTCTTCTATTGAAATCATCCGAGGCGGCAAGGTCGTAAAACACGTCAAGCGCAAAGACGTAGGCGAAAACCAGATTCAGCTATCTGTTGTGCCTGAGAACCGTCTGGAAGATTGGTATGTGCTTCGCTCCTCGGCCGAAACAAAAGCCGCGCCCCTGCGCGAGAAATACCCGGCCATAGAGCAACTGGCTCGACAAACAGATCTGCAAATTGCATTCAACCTGTCCGAGGATGAAACCTGGTCTGGCCGGCTGTTTGCGTATTTGCCGACAGAACAAGAATCACCAGTTCCCTGCCACATAAATGCGGACTTCTTCCCGGAACAAAATAGAAAAGCCCTGGTCCTCTCAGGGGAACAGCACGAACGGCACTGGAACGAGATGCTTCTCGAAGTCTCTGCAAGAGAGATCGCGCAACACTTGCCTCAACTTTGCGGTGTTCTCGGCCCTGCCAAACTTTGGAAACTCATTGACCACGCGTTTGAGCATAGGGAGTCGGCCCATTTTGGGCGTTTCTGGAAAGCGATTAAGGAAGAGGCTAGTGGGTCCGATATCTTGTGGACCTCCGGAGAACTTTGGATCAGCTGCGACAAGGGACGGATCCCGCCTGGAGAAGCGACTGAAGACGAAGAACGCGCACTTACCCACATTTCCGTCGACTTGGTGCATCGGACTCTTCGTCCCTATCAGAACGCTTTACAAGCCCTTGGAGCAAGGCGCCTTACTCTTGGGTCTGTTGTAGACGCGCTGGAAATTTGGGACCAATCCCAACTTGATACCGATACTTCCGGTAGCGAGAAAGCAATCGAAGAAATTGTTCGTCCTCTTTGGGCCGTCACTAACTCTCTATTTCCCCAAGATTCCAAGACCATACAAGTAGGAGCGGGCATTGTCACTCGCCTACAAAAGGTGCGCTTCGTGCCAAAAGCTAATGCGGCTCTTGCACCAATTGATGGCCTCTACAGGCTTCCGCAGTCAGTCAAAAACACAGAAATCCAGAGACATGTCGGCGAACTCCCTCTCGTAGATCAATGGTTCAGCGAGTTTGATAACCTCTATGAACTCATCGATATGCTGTCTTTTGACAGGCTACTGATTGAACTCTCCGAAAGAGTGAAAGATCAAAATACTGCAGAAGCTTTTTTTGGCTCGGATCCCGAGCATATCAAACAGTTCTACAGGTTTCTTTCCTCTTACCCCATACCTGAGGGAATCACAGATATTTCATCGGTGGCCAGCTCTCCAATTCTCGTCGGACACGGTAGGTACCTGAAGCCCACTGAAGCAGTATTACCCGGCGGTTTCGAGGATCCTGTGGGTCGTTTCGATACACTGGACATCAGGTACTACGATGACCGATCGCAAGAATTTCTTCGCGATATACTAAAAGTCAAAACACTAACTCTAGAAGCATACGTAAAAGACCATCTTGCCGAGATACTGGTCGAAGGCCTTTCGGACGATCAGTACATAGCGTTGCTTCTCCAACTAACATCGCACTCTTCGCTCCTTGAGAACGATGAAACGAGAGCAGTTCTTAGAGAACTGCCGCTCGTCAAAACGCAGGATGGACAAATGCGCCGTCCGCGAGAGTGCTACTTCAAAACCCCAGAGTTGTCAGAGCTTCTCGGAAATCAGGATGCACTCTGGGTTGATAAATCTGTCTTTGATCCCTTCCAAAAGGATGTTGTTCAGGCGTTCCTAGCCCGATTGGGGATGCGTCATCGACCATCTCTAGAACACGCGCTCGATAGAATTGATGAGGTCGTGCAGCATGCCCCTTCGGAGAACACGCAAAGGGCCGTGTCGAACCTGCTGCAGTTCGTTTTCCAAGTATTCAATGAAGATAATATTGCGGATAGAGAGGACGAATTCGGAGACGAGATCCAACGCCTTCGTTACACAGAATGGCTACCGGCATTAAAAGATAGCGCCTTAGACACAGAGGCTTGGTATGCACCCCACGAGCTTTACCAACCTTTTCGTGCGGCCGGTTTTGATTCGCAGGTTCCGGTACTTGCCGTCCGACAGACCCGAAATGCACCGCTAACAGGCCCTTTCCTTGATTTCCTTGGAGTGCCGGCGGTACCGGGCACGTCTGTGATCGTTGAGCACCTCGCGCATTGCGCCCAAAGCGGCAAGGAGGCAAGTGAACTTGCATATCAGATCCTTAATGAAAAACTTCTCGAAGAAGAAGACCCTCTTTCCGTAGAGAGGCTACGCGCGACAGATTGCATCTACAGCTCCGCTCTTAAGAAGTATGTGGCGCCCAATAGAGTATTTTGGAGCAGACCGCGTCTCAGCCGATATTGTTTCCAAGCTCCGGACTGGATGCACCGGCACAAAGACCTGTTCGATTTCCTGGGTGTCGCCGAGGAGCCACATGGCGACACCTACGCAGGCGTCCTTGTAGATATAGCCAACGAATTTGGCACCCGGTCCGACCCCCTGCCAACGGACGTGCAATTAGTCCATGGAATATGCCTGGATGCCCTTGCGACTGAAGCGCGGGAAGCGCCTAGCAGGGCTCATAACCTCCTTGAAGAACTGCTGGAACACCCCTTCCTTCTGACACTCGCTGGGAGCCTTGCCTTTGCAGATGAGGTTGTCGTTAGAGACAGCCCTTGGCTGGCCGAACCCTTCGGGGATGAGTTGAATGGGCGTTTGGTCCATCCAGCCGCTGAGCATAGCGAGGTTTTTGATTGGCTTGGTCTAAAGCCACTTTCTTCGGTGACTCATTTAGAGGCCATTCGCCTCGGAGAGGAAATTGCCGACGAAGAAGCCACGGAGCGCATTGCTGAAAGGCGAGATCTGCTGCTCTGGCTTTTCTCTGGAATTCGGAAGGAAGCCCGTCAGAGAATTTTTGACGCTCTCAACTCGATCAAGGTATCGCGTACTGATCACATTCAGGTCCGATCCGTATTCGACCTTACAGACCCGCCAATCGTATCTACCCCGAAGAGCGAGACAGTGCTTTTTGACAGTGCTGCCCACAAGCTCTTCCTCCACCTTGACCTTGGCGACACGTTCTGGATCCCTGCGCTACGCGCGATTTTCTCGACATTGATACCAGGCGACCAGAACATTGATGTCAGGCAGTACGCACTCAGCGCCAATCATGTGTTGCTTGCTCCGTCCGCAGAAGAAGCGCGCAAGCAATTGCAACAAGCCGGCTTTACCCCGCCATCCGACGAAAAACCGAGAGCCCCCGAATTCGAAGAGACTGACCTCGGCGAAATTTCCGCAGACCACGCTTTTGCAGTAACGGAAAGCGAACCTGAGCCGGCAGGTGAAGAAAAGGCCGAAGAAGATCAGCAAGATACAGGCCCCGGCGTCTCGGGGGGAACGGACGCCCCGCCTCCTTCTGAGACTGATGACGATAGCCATGTTGGAGAAGGCACCGGGCGGAGCGAAGCCGAAACAGAGCGACGCTCAAGCAACGAGAAGACGGGCGAGAGCAAACACAGGCCTTTGGACGGTGACGGCTCTGATTCAGGGGAACGTAAGACAGGTAGCAGACGTACAGAATGGATGCGGTCTTATGTCGTTCCGCAGTCCGACGAAACTGCCGACCAATCTCATGGGTCTAGGGGGCAACAAGAAAGAAACATGGCGATCGACGAAGCCGCCATGAATACTGCAATAGAGTACGAAGTGACCCGTCAATGTTCAGTAGAGCGAATGCCCCACTTCAACCCTGGATACGACATCATATCCCGGTCCAAAACTTCTGGAGAGAAACGCCTTATTGAAGTGAAAGGGCTCGATGGGGAATGGACTGAACGGGGAGTGAAACTGACGCGTACCCAGATAATGAACGCGGAGGAATATGGCGACGAATACTGGCTGTATGTCGTAGAGCACGCGCTGGATCCCAAGATCCGAAAAATCCACGCCATCCAGAACCCCTTCTTTAAAGCGGCAGAATTTTGGTTTGATTATGTCTGGCGGAATGTCGCCGACGAGGAAGGTGGAGACCTTAAGTCGCGCTTCATCCCCGGTCGAAGAGTCAGGGTCGAGGATTGGGGAGAAGGTACAATCATTGAAGTTCAACATTTCGGGATCGCGTCGAGAATCACAATCGACTTCACGATCCACGGTAAAAAATACCTACCTTTCAACATGAACCGCATGGAATTGGTTGAGTAG
- a CDS encoding NERD domain-containing protein, whose amino-acid sequence MATCYPDYGNDESAFKSRGELVFYRACQRSLPPEYSVFHSVSWIARSDGEAHDGEADFLICHPDRGFLVVEVKGGRIRADLGTGKWTSTDQDGRVHDISNPFRQASTGKYNIIRKLREHRDWPKLRLRRVIAGHSAFFPNVDDGRVLQGPEAPPEIIGDRSDLPQLEQWVERAFDYWVDQEESDRSQPLGLSGVQLMRRIFARVVEARPLLSTKIATEEEERLRLTQQQIQILDLLSRQRRVAISGGAGTGKTVLATEKARRLAGEGFKTLLTCYNVPLSEHLRRVCEGDENLEVIGFHKLCKNLVDRAQAESGIDLIAEAKESYPGKDLWDHYYPIALAYALEILADRYDAIVIDEGQDFGEEFWLPIEMLLADGETSPLYIFYDENQNVYTRASTFPADAAPITLTINCRNTKQIHEAAYTYYSGTPVETPSLAGDDIHILDAPNVERQAKRIYDLVTRLLTTEKVPASSIAILIADRTRRRQYQKVLDKFKLPSGHIWDSVDSNSNKSVTVETVARFKGLETGILIIWGLDLLAKTERKETLYVGLSRAKSILYLCGSRETCELIITAS is encoded by the coding sequence ATGGCCACCTGCTACCCCGACTACGGCAATGACGAGAGCGCCTTCAAATCAAGGGGAGAGTTGGTCTTCTATCGGGCGTGTCAGAGATCCCTTCCTCCAGAGTACAGCGTTTTTCATTCAGTGAGCTGGATCGCTCGTTCAGATGGCGAAGCTCATGACGGCGAAGCTGACTTTCTGATTTGCCACCCAGACCGAGGTTTTCTAGTTGTTGAAGTCAAGGGCGGCCGAATTCGCGCGGATTTAGGTACTGGAAAATGGACATCTACCGACCAGGACGGACGCGTTCACGACATCTCAAACCCTTTTCGGCAGGCGTCTACTGGAAAATACAACATCATTCGGAAACTGAGGGAGCACAGAGATTGGCCGAAATTGCGTTTACGTCGCGTAATCGCTGGCCACTCTGCATTCTTCCCGAACGTCGATGACGGCAGAGTCCTTCAAGGTCCAGAAGCCCCGCCAGAGATTATTGGTGATCGCTCGGATTTGCCCCAATTGGAGCAATGGGTCGAGCGGGCTTTCGATTATTGGGTAGATCAGGAAGAAAGTGACCGCTCGCAACCATTGGGCTTGTCTGGCGTCCAATTGATGCGGCGCATTTTCGCTCGCGTCGTGGAGGCTCGTCCTCTGCTGTCCACAAAGATCGCGACCGAGGAAGAAGAGCGCCTTCGCCTGACACAACAACAAATCCAAATCCTGGATTTGCTCTCTCGGCAGCGAAGAGTCGCCATTAGCGGCGGAGCAGGCACCGGAAAAACAGTACTTGCTACAGAAAAAGCCAGGCGGTTAGCTGGCGAAGGATTCAAGACGTTGCTGACTTGCTACAATGTTCCTTTGTCTGAACATCTAAGACGAGTCTGTGAAGGTGATGAAAACCTGGAGGTGATCGGGTTCCATAAGCTGTGCAAAAATCTGGTTGATCGGGCGCAAGCTGAGAGCGGAATAGACCTAATTGCTGAAGCAAAGGAATCCTACCCAGGAAAAGACCTCTGGGACCACTACTACCCAATTGCACTCGCCTATGCGCTTGAGATCCTGGCTGATCGATACGATGCCATCGTTATCGACGAAGGGCAGGATTTTGGTGAAGAGTTTTGGCTTCCAATCGAAATGCTTCTCGCTGACGGCGAGACCTCACCCCTCTACATTTTCTATGATGAGAATCAGAACGTTTACACGCGAGCCAGTACATTTCCTGCCGATGCGGCGCCAATAACCCTGACGATCAATTGTCGAAATACGAAGCAAATTCATGAAGCTGCATACACTTATTACTCTGGAACGCCGGTCGAGACCCCCTCTTTAGCTGGTGATGACATACACATCCTCGATGCGCCAAATGTAGAACGTCAGGCAAAGCGCATTTATGACCTCGTTACCCGGCTCCTAACGACAGAAAAAGTCCCGGCCTCTTCTATCGCCATCTTGATCGCTGACCGAACTCGACGGAGGCAATACCAAAAGGTTTTGGACAAATTTAAACTACCTAGCGGTCATATCTGGGACAGCGTAGACAGCAATTCGAATAAATCCGTCACGGTTGAGACAGTGGCCCGCTTCAAAGGACTTGAAACCGGAATACTGATTATTTGGGGCTTAGATTTATTGGCAAAAACAGAGCGAAAGGAAACGCTTTACGTTGGTTTATCGAGAGCAAAATCCATCCTCTATTTGTGTGGATCACGAGAGACCTGTGAGTTAATCATAACCGCATCATAG
- a CDS encoding DnaB-like helicase C-terminal domain-containing protein, translating into MKPPILDTSELETAFLAALLEKPEAYFEVLGSVAAEDFSDPLYSEIWHQMGVCMQQDGNISAVALHGRLMSFREPSFDPAVVLARLGRCVITTSGIPNYAKQIREAARLRRLADLGNRICRDVAQSGLGTGEVDQITASTIQTALEIGSSTAQPIGFTELGDRLRSRLEAPPAASSTGFPRLDKALGGGFYPGRVYGICAPKKAGKTTFLSSIAYNLVENAEPWAYIALEMGADEIFERMLARRMGINASDFLSPDIRNQQHVKSQLETATKWFEQSTSVFRPRPGMPLDELIAFFAQIALKRQFKGVFVDYLQLIGGRPKATSETYWLDTVAQALAEAAKRHQVWVVVAAQLGRQDTVYGGDGLGRACDINMKLSTIDQEASQSKRAWIQMLDSRYTNIRDVGGKTAPAYELEIEVGPYFRELPLR; encoded by the coding sequence GTGAAACCTCCTATCCTCGATACATCCGAACTGGAGACGGCGTTTCTCGCGGCTCTTCTGGAGAAACCAGAGGCCTATTTCGAGGTCCTGGGCTCAGTTGCTGCGGAAGATTTTTCGGATCCGTTGTATTCGGAAATCTGGCATCAGATGGGTGTCTGCATGCAGCAGGATGGCAATATTTCGGCGGTCGCGTTGCACGGACGGTTGATGAGTTTCAGAGAGCCTTCCTTTGATCCTGCTGTTGTACTCGCCCGCCTCGGGCGCTGTGTTATTACAACAAGCGGGATTCCGAACTATGCAAAGCAGATCAGGGAGGCGGCACGCCTGCGGCGCCTGGCGGATCTCGGAAATCGAATTTGCAGGGATGTCGCTCAATCCGGTCTCGGGACTGGCGAGGTGGACCAGATCACGGCTTCCACTATCCAAACGGCCCTGGAGATAGGGTCATCGACAGCGCAACCGATCGGGTTTACCGAACTGGGAGACCGACTGCGAAGCCGCCTAGAAGCGCCGCCGGCTGCGAGCAGTACCGGTTTCCCTCGTCTGGACAAGGCTTTGGGCGGTGGGTTCTATCCCGGCCGTGTTTATGGCATATGCGCACCGAAGAAGGCGGGGAAGACAACGTTCCTCTCAAGCATTGCCTACAACTTGGTCGAGAATGCAGAGCCGTGGGCCTACATCGCGCTGGAAATGGGGGCTGACGAGATCTTCGAGAGGATGCTGGCGAGACGCATGGGAATTAACGCGTCGGATTTTTTGAGCCCGGACATACGCAATCAGCAGCACGTCAAGAGCCAGCTTGAGACAGCCACTAAATGGTTTGAACAGAGCACTTCCGTTTTTCGCCCAAGACCCGGAATGCCGCTCGATGAACTGATCGCGTTCTTTGCCCAGATTGCACTCAAGAGGCAGTTCAAAGGGGTCTTTGTCGATTATCTGCAGCTCATTGGCGGAAGGCCAAAAGCAACGAGCGAGACCTACTGGCTGGACACGGTCGCTCAGGCGCTGGCGGAGGCGGCCAAGCGCCATCAGGTGTGGGTCGTTGTCGCCGCCCAGCTTGGCAGGCAGGACACGGTTTATGGTGGCGATGGTTTGGGGCGCGCATGCGACATCAATATGAAGCTGTCGACCATCGATCAGGAAGCCAGCCAGTCCAAGCGGGCATGGATCCAAATGCTCGACAGTCGCTATACGAACATCCGTGATGTTGGCGGGAAGACCGCACCGGCGTATGAGCTCGAGATAGAAGTGGGACCGTATTTCAGAGAGCTGCCGCTCCGCTGA
- a CDS encoding helix-turn-helix domain-containing protein, with product MSIKVMNLVRTAVMPSSTDKLVLMMMASYADDRGGSIFPSASRLSADCALTARGLRKSLRRLEESGLLHLLERSTNSARRTNLYEIDLRQLGRLSAARNGAETESRSLLVDVEEQGNDVPPSRNTVPRYPEHGSANTLVKENESLKANAEESDNRDRERHVAALQRVF from the coding sequence ATGAGCATCAAAGTGATGAACCTGGTGAGGACGGCTGTTATGCCGTCCTCTACAGACAAGCTTGTCTTGATGATGATGGCCTCCTACGCCGATGATCGGGGTGGCAGTATTTTTCCCTCTGCATCCAGGCTCTCGGCTGATTGTGCATTGACTGCGAGAGGCCTTCGCAAATCGCTGAGGCGTCTCGAAGAGTCGGGACTTTTGCATTTGTTAGAAAGGAGCACCAACAGCGCGCGAAGGACGAACCTCTATGAGATCGACCTGCGTCAGCTGGGGCGGCTTTCAGCAGCGAGAAATGGCGCGGAAACCGAATCTCGCAGCCTTTTGGTCGATGTGGAGGAACAGGGGAACGACGTTCCGCCCTCCCGGAACACTGTTCCTCGATACCCTGAACACGGTTCCGCCAATACGTTAGTTAAAGAAAATGAATCTCTGAAGGCTAATGCTGAAGAGTCCGATAATCGAGACAGGGAAAGGCACGTGGCGGCTCTTCAGAGGGTGTTTTAG
- a CDS encoding tyrosine-type recombinase/integrase has translation MPKLTKRVVEAAVPKGRDAFIWDDELPGFGIRVFSSGKRSYLVQYRSEGRTRRVTIGLHGPVTCDVARKRARELLGNVAGGGNPAEERSLQRKAMTVKQLCDVYLEAAEKGLIFGKKGLPKKPSTLATDRGRITRHIVPLLGNRKARDLTAPDINRFMRDIIAGKTAISVKTGLRGRAIVRGGKGTAARTVGLLGGILSYAVSEGVIPSNPARGVKRPSDGKRVVRMSQGQYRALGNALAAAEAGGEPWQAITAVHLLALTGCRRGEIENLRWDEVDLAAQCFRLSDSKTGDSVRPLGSAAVTLLSGVPRGGRYVFPRRGDDKPFSGLPKVWPRIIKRAVCAAIPADPSEAEGLKSLTPHGLRHAFASVAGSELGLTEITIAALLGHASNSTTSGYIHHIDSALIAVADRVAGYIEWAMTGSENRNRVFQLVPKEG, from the coding sequence ATGCCAAAATTGACGAAACGAGTGGTGGAAGCGGCCGTTCCAAAAGGCCGCGATGCTTTCATCTGGGATGACGAGTTACCCGGATTTGGGATTCGTGTTTTCAGTTCAGGGAAGCGTAGCTATCTGGTCCAGTATCGGTCGGAGGGTCGGACTCGACGGGTCACGATCGGATTGCACGGCCCCGTTACCTGTGATGTGGCGAGAAAGCGGGCCAGGGAACTTCTCGGGAATGTCGCTGGTGGAGGAAACCCAGCAGAAGAGCGATCTCTCCAACGCAAGGCAATGACTGTTAAACAGCTTTGCGACGTCTATTTGGAAGCCGCAGAGAAGGGGCTGATTTTCGGCAAGAAGGGGTTGCCGAAGAAGCCGTCTACGTTGGCGACGGACCGGGGGCGGATCACCCGTCACATTGTGCCATTGCTCGGAAACAGAAAAGCACGAGATCTCACGGCACCGGATATCAACCGCTTCATGCGAGACATAATCGCGGGAAAAACAGCCATCAGCGTAAAGACGGGTCTGAGAGGCAGAGCGATAGTTCGCGGAGGAAAGGGCACGGCGGCTCGAACTGTTGGATTGTTGGGCGGTATTCTCAGTTACGCGGTTTCCGAGGGTGTCATCCCGTCAAATCCGGCACGAGGAGTTAAGCGGCCATCAGACGGGAAAAGAGTGGTTCGCATGTCGCAGGGGCAGTACCGCGCCTTGGGGAATGCGCTTGCCGCTGCGGAAGCCGGAGGAGAGCCATGGCAGGCAATCACTGCGGTGCACCTGCTCGCATTAACCGGGTGCCGGCGAGGTGAAATCGAGAATCTGCGTTGGGATGAGGTTGATCTTGCAGCGCAATGTTTCCGACTGTCGGATTCCAAAACCGGCGACAGCGTCCGCCCGCTTGGCTCCGCTGCGGTAACCCTTCTTTCCGGGGTGCCGCGCGGTGGCCGCTATGTCTTCCCTCGCAGAGGGGATGATAAACCGTTTTCCGGGCTGCCCAAGGTTTGGCCTCGGATAATAAAGCGCGCGGTATGTGCCGCGATACCGGCCGACCCATCTGAAGCAGAGGGGCTAAAATCCCTAACGCCTCACGGATTGCGACATGCATTTGCGAGTGTCGCTGGCAGTGAGCTTGGTCTCACGGAGATCACTATTGCAGCTCTGCTGGGACATGCTTCGAATTCGACCACCAGCGGATACATCCACCATATCGACAGCGCATTGATCGCGGTTGCTGACCGGGTTGCAGGATACATCGAATGGGCAATGACGGGCTCAGAGAACAGGAACAGGGTTTTTCAACTCGTCCCAAAGGAGGGGTGA